TCTCATCAATACAAATTTTTGGCAGTACATCATCTTAAATATAAGGTGAATAATTTCATGGACCTCACTACTATCAATGCCCTTGATATATTTGAAAAAACAAATGTCAGCGGTCAGTATTATCCTCGTATCACCAATGGTGGTCGATTGGAGTATACCCGGTGGGGAATTTATGGAACCGTAAATGCTTACTACCAGTATGGCCGCAATGCCAGCTCAAAACACATTCGTGCTTACTACATCCAACCAGAAGTAAGCACCAAAATCGAAAAAATTACACTCCGTCTGGGCGCAGAAATCCTGAGCGGAAACAAGGACAATGTTCAAAAAAATGTTACAAATTCATTCGTCCCGCTTTATGGCGTTACGTGGAAATTTATGGGAAATATGAACCTGTTTACCCGTTTTCCTGCTGACGTGAATGACAAAGGACTTATAAATCCTTACCTGTTTGGTATTTACCAGGTTAGTAAAAAACTCTCATTGCGGGCGGATTTTCATCTTTTCTATTTACAGCATCCAATAAGGGATTCCGGCAAGAATTTATCCGGTAAGTATCTGGGGTTTGAAAACGACATTTCTTTAAATTTTAAACCTATTAACCGATTGGAAATTATTTATGGACTTTCTTACACTATGGCTGATCAACGTATGGAATTACTTAAAAAGGTGACAGACTCTGATAAAACCCCTGTCTGGAGTTACCTGATGATATCTTACATTCCTAATTTATTCTATCGCAATAAAAAATATATTAAATAATCAATCGGGCACAGCAAATGTTGTTTGAACCCAGTCAAAGCCCTCATCCTGTTTCCTCACATGTCCCAGTCCGGGCCAGGGCAAATGAGACGAGAAAATTGTTTTCCGGCCTTCTGCCAATTCTTGCAAAACTTTTTTCCGGGTTGTAATCGCCTGGTCAAAATCTGTATCACCTTCAAAACCCCAGTCCGGATGTGCAACCACGAGCGGTGCCGAGTGAACAAGATCTGCAACGTGAAATAATTCATCTTCACCTGAAAATACGTTAACAACTGTATGGCCCGGCGTATGTCCGGGAGCTAATTTAATCCGGATACAATCCAGTAAAGTATCTCCGTCATTGAAAAAACGCAAATGTAATTTCAGGTTTTTCAATGTGTCCTGAGCGATTTTTGTAACAAATCCGGCAAGTTCAGGTTTGACTTTACTTTTTGAAAAATCCGGATGGGCCGAAAGCCAGAAATCTTTTTCGATGGCAGAAATATGGACTTCCGCTTTTGGGAAAACGGGTTTTCCCTCTTTATTGACCAATCCTCCAAGATGGTCCGGGTGTGCATGGGACAAAATTACGTCAGTAACATTTTCAGGTTTGATACCTGCTCCAATCAGGTTGTCAGGCAACCATCCGGAAGATTTCCCAAAGTGATATCCGCAGCCCGAATCGATTAAAATTGTTTTTTGACCATTTTTAATAACCAGAATGTTAATCGCCAGATCGACCTCTTTTGTTGAAAGAAAATCATATTCCAGAGCTTTTGAAACTTTATCCGCAGCAATGTCCGGTGCAAAATCTGGCTGAACGTTTTCAAATAAAATATGGCCATCGGAAACTACTAACAGATCAAGTTTTCCCAACCGGAATTTATGAAAACTGTTGGCTATCGCTGCCCTTTTTTGAAAACCACTATTCAAAAACAGAGGCATTGAAAAGCCAAACAGGGCAGTATTTTTAAGTGCAGTTCTTCGGTTCATACCATCGTTTTTTCGACCAAAGATATTTGCATGCGTAGCTTATGTCAAGTATATACTTTTTGGTATCTTACATACTATTAAGTGTCTAATGTTGATAATCAGTTAATTAAAATTTGAGTAAAATGTCAGAAAATGAAAATTCAACTTTTTGCAGCGTCAATTATGCGTTTCATTGTATCGGAGGTAAATACAAGGGAAGGATTTTGTGGTATCTGCATGAACATAAAATCCTCCGGTATGGAGAGTTGAAAAGAATTCTTAATGGCATTACAACAAAGATGCTGACCCAGACGCTCCGGGAACTGGAAAAAGACAATCTCGTCAGTCGTAAAGCTTTTCATGAAGTACCTCCAAAAGTAGAATATTCACTTACCAAAGCGGGTGAGGAGCTGATACCTTCCATTGACGCATTAAGAGCATGGGCTGACCGGAGAAATGCAGAGAAGCCCATTGACAATCTGGTCCTCCTTTGTTGATTCCGTTGATTGGAATATTTGTGGTACAGATTGAAAAAATTATATTCTTAACAGACACGCGTATAGCTGGATGAGTTCATGATCTTGGCTAAACAGATTTAAATGATGAATATCTGGGAAATCCGGGATTTTTATGTTTAGTTTGTAATTAGTCTAAATAATATACTGCAATTAATCCAGTTTTATGATTTTACCTTTAGTGTTTATGAATGCTCACTCTGTTACTAAAATATTGAAATTGAAATTGTGTTTTAAAAACACAGTTATGCCTCTTTTGCTTACTTTTTTCGTTGTCGTTTCAAGTCTTCAAACAAATGCGCAATCACATCATGGCGGACAAATCAAAGGTATTGTTACCACAATTGACGGAGCGCCTGCGCAGGGAATCGCTGTAAAAATTAAGAACACAACAAAAGGTACTGTTGCGAATACGAACGGTAGTTTTGAATTTAAAAATCTGCCTCACGGATCTTATACCATAGAATTTTCTATGGTCGGTTATGAAACTTCAACGGCCGACGCCGTTTTGACAGAAGAAAAACCAAGTGCCGATCTTTTGGTTCAGCTTGATTTCTCATCCCGTAAACTCGACGAAGTTATTATCAGCAGCGGAGGAAACAGATTTGCAAAAAAGGAAAGTGATGATGTGTCAAAAATGCCGATTTCTAACATGGAAAACCCGCAGGTTTACAGCGTTGTTAGCAAAGAACTTATGAAAGAGCAGATTGTTACGGACTATAACAGTGCGTTCAAAAACGTTCCCGGCGCTGGTATTGCGGAAGTGAGAAACCAGGGAAGAACAACTTCCATATCAAGAGGTTTTGCAACACCTCAACTGGTTCGGAATGGAGTTGGAAGTTTTACATATTCGACGATCGATCCTGCAAATCTTGAAAGAATTGAAGTGATAAAGGGTCCGTCTGCTACATTGTTTGGAAGTACACTATCGTCATTTGGCGGATTATTTAACCGGGTTACTAAAAAACCGTTCGATGTTTTCAAGGGAGAAGTTTCCTTTTCAGCCGGAAGCTGGGATCTGAACCGTCTTACTCTTGATATTAACACACCGCTTAACGCCGACAAATCGGCTTTGCTGCGTGTAAATACCGCACTTCACAGCGAGCGGAGTTTTCAGGATGCAGGTTTTGCCAGAAATTTCCTGATCGCACCAAGTTTTTCTTATGCTGTGAATGACCGCCTTACCTTACTTTTGGATGTTGAATTCAGCGGCTACAAATCCACTTCGCCAATGCGCGTGACGCCTGCAACAAGGGGAAAAGCAAGAAGTGTTACGGAATTGGGTATGCCTTATAAATTGTCTTATGCCAATAATACGATCAATTATGCAGGACAGCAATATAACATATTCGGGCAGATCAAATACAAATTATCTCCCGAATGGACTTCGCAAACAATCGTTTCCAGAACAAGATCTTCTGCTGACGGAAATGTGGTTGGACTTACAATTTTGACAGATTCGACCTTACGCCAAACGGTTACCAATCAGGATTATCCTTATTATGGAACTGATTTCCAGCAAAATTTCATTGGTGATTTTCATTTGGGCCCGCTTAGAAACCGTATTGTTGCGGGTATTGATGTTTATAGTTTGCGCGCTACCAGGAATGATGCTTCGGTAAATATGCCTGCCATCAATTTTAAAAGGCCGGGAAATGCGTACAACAATTTCAATATATCCAAAGTCGCCCCATTATTTGCAACGGCAACCTTTACGAATTTAGTTTCTTTCAACGAAAGAACTTACAGCGCTTATGCTTCTGATGTCTTGAATATTACGGATCGTTTACTGGCGATGGCGAGTTTAAGAATTGATAGGTATTCCAATCTGGGAACGTATTTTCCAAGTATCGATTCAACCGGTGGCGCCTTTAAACAAACAGCTTTATCGCCAAAATTTGGAGTAGTCTATCAGGTTGTTAAAGACAAAATATCCATTTTTGGTAATTATATGAATGGTTTCAGTAATGTAAGCGGATCCGATTTTTTCGGAAATACTTTCAAACCGAACCGGGCCAATCAGTTGGAAGGCGGGGTTAAGCTGGATTACAGTTTTGTTACAGCCACGTTCAGTTATTATGACATAGCAGTTTCAGACGTTACCCGCGACGACCCTGAGCATGTCAATTATTCCATCCAGGATGGTACGCAGGTCAGTAAAGGTTTTGAAGCTGAACTGATTGCCAATCCGGCACCCGGACTGAACATTGTTGCCGGTTTCACTTACAACGATAGTAAGTATACCAAAAGCAATGAAAGTATCCAGGGATATCGCCCTACTACGGCAGGACCTCCGCGCATGGCCAATTTGTGGATCAGCTACCGACTTGTGAAAGGAGCTGCGAAAGGGTTAGGCGTGGGATTTGGAGGGATTTACGGAAGTGAGTCGTTCCAGAGCAATACTAAAACTTTTACATTTACAATCCCGTCCTACACAGTTTTGGATGCTTCAATATTCTATGATAAACCGAAATTCAGAATAGGATTAAAAGTAGATAACCTGACGAGTGAAAAATACTGGTCTTACCGTCTTGCGGCGCAAAACCCATTGAAAGTAACGGGTAATATTACGTTTAAGTTTTAAAGTAAAAAGACCTGTGAATATCAAAAAAGCAATCACACAAATTCACCTCTGGCTCGGACTTACGTCCGGGCTTGTTGTGTTTATACTCGGTTTGACTGGTGCAACATATGCATTTGTGGATGAACTCCGACCGGTTTTTTATGCTGATCGTCTTTACATAACACCTGAGGAAAAGGCGGTGCTGCCACTAAGTACCTTGCTGTCGATAGCCGAAAAAGCCGTGGACAATAAATCTGTTACAAGGGTTGAAATTTCCAGCCAGCCGGACCGGACGTATATGTTCAGATCTCAAAAACTTGATCCGGAGGGTCTTACTTACTGGGATTATTACAAATATTATTACCGGGTTTATGTCAATTCGTATACCGGAAAAGTTGTTAAAGTCGAGAATACAAAATATGAGTTTTTTCAACTGGTACTGGGCCTCCACATGCGAATGTTATTTGGCGAAAAAGTCGGACATTTTGTGGTTGGTGGGGCAGTTTTAATGTTTGTGATACTGTTGTTTTCGGGTTTGGTGTTATGGTGGCCAAAGAAATGGACCAAGTCTGGACGGGAGAAAAGTTTCCATGTCAAATGGGACGCGAGTTCCAAACGCGTCAATTATGATCTTCACAATGTCCTGGGTTTTTACGCTTGTATTTTTTTGCTTGTAACATCATTATCCGGCCTGGTTTGGGTTTTTGAATGGATGGAAAATTCGGCCAGATTCATAGCCAATGGAGCTCAAAAGGTTGAAAAGACTAAACCTATACTTTCTGATACTACATTTTCGGGAAGCGGTTCAGGTGTGGATAAAGCTTTCCTGACAGCCCGTAAACGAAATCCGGAGGCTTATTCTTATCTCATCAATTTCCCTCCAAAAGCAAATGGCACAATTAATATTTCCGCTTATATGAAAAACTGGAACCGTTATGACCGTACGCAGGAGAACTATGACAGATATACAGGAAAATTATTGCGGGGCGCCTCTTTTGCTGCCTTGAATGGAGGGGATCAGATTTACCAGCTCAATTATGACCTGCACACCGGTTCTGTAATGGCTCTTCCCGGAAAAATTCTGACATTCTTCGCCAGTTTAATAGCCGCGAGTTTGCCTGTCACTGGTTTTGTGATCTGGTGGGGAAGGGGAAAGAAGAAGGAAAAGAGGATTGTTAAGAAAAAAGTTTTCGAGCCAAGGGTTTGATAACAATGTTTTTTGTCTGTTAATCTTATCAAATCAATGATGACCAGATGTGGCTGCATCAAACAAACGGCAGAAATTACCGCCGCCGAACTTGCCGATTTCGTCTTTTGTAAAGCCAGTTTTTAACATAGCATCTACAACGGTATAATAAAACCCGAATTTCTGGTCCTGCCAGGCAAGGTTAGTACGCTCACCAACTCTTTCTCCTTTTTGTCCGCCATCCGGACCATTTTGAGCGCCGGCTGGTCTGTAAGACGCAGTCAGTTTTGTGTCAGTACCAATGCAAACATGGTCTATACCAACGACATCGACCAAAGCCCGAACGTTTTGTGCATATTCCATCGGCGTCTCAGCCAGGTGTGTCCAAACGCCAATAACCCCACCTGCGTCGGCTACAATTTTTGCCTGCTCTTTGCTGATAAGTCTTGGACGCATCACGCGGGCCATATTCTGGTTCTGACCTAATTGCGTATCCAAACCAGTATGGGAAATGATCACCGGGTGAGCTGCCAGTTTCAGCGCCGCACTCACAGTTTCTCCATTGGCGTGAGCAAGATCTATAAGAATTCCCAGCCTGTTGCATTCTTTGATTACGTCTGCACCAAAAGCAGTCAACCCGCCCCGACGTGGCGTATTGGTATAAACATCTCCCAACGGAACCGATGCGTCATTGTCATGAAGCAGCCCCAGGTGCCGCAAACCCCGGCTATAAGCTTTCTGAAGTCGCTCGATTTTCCCTTCAAGAAAGTGACCTCCCTCAACCAATTGAATTACAGTGGGCTGGTGTTTCTTATGTGCAGTTTTCAATTCAGCCAGGTTCAACGAACGTTTCATGCCGTTATCAGCCAGCTGTTTATCCATGGAATCCATATTATTTATGAACCTTTCATAGGCATCTCCCGGATTTTTTAATTCCGGACGATCCACGGCGAAAGTCATGCAAATCGCCGACAAACCCGATTTTTTCAGGTCTCCGGCAAGATCAATTTTGGGACCCGGAACTTCTGATTTGACAGACGGTACTTCAATATGATTATGTGAGTCAATACCCATCGTTGCCGCTACTATTTCTGCAACCCGAGGATCTATCTCATCAATAGCCAGGGAATCCAAAGGATTCAGCACCAAGGCAGCACTTGCTCCCGCGACAGATGTTAGAAATTCCCGCCGTGACCATTGCGTTTGAAATTTTATCATAATTTTAAATTAAAGAGCAGCCAGCAGAAATATTTTCCGGACTGGAACCGGATACTTTACCAAACCTGTCTCAATATAGTTTGTAATAAACGGAGAGAATAGCAAAATCGGCGTTTAGCTACTTTTTGTCGATGAATAATAGTTTTTAAGCTTATGAAAAAGATTAATCGACTTCATAAACCAGGTCTCGGAATAAATAAGGCGAAAAGTATCATCCCGATCATGATAATTGCGGCCAATAACTTTCTTAATTTATGTGATTTGTTTTTGGTTAAATATTCGATAATCCATGCCATGATCGATGTAGCAATCCCAACCAAAAAATGATAGCTCAAAGGAAGCCGGTCATTGTTGAAATAGTATTCGGTAATCATCATGCCAATTTGGTATAATGCACCTGAATTTAACATGAAGAATATAAATGACCATTTTTGTTTCTTCGTTAACTCCTGCTTTTGATTATCATTATTGCGTAACTGGTCAGGCATTTTTGGAGGGGAGATAGGTTTCATACTTGCTGAAAGTGGCTTTTAAATTCTAAATTTTTTGTAGCGCAATATCAATAAATTCAATCAGTGCTGACAGATGAGATAAGCTTTTAAAAAATTATTATTGACTTTTTATTCCAAAAGAGCTCGTGTGAATTCATTTTCTATAAAGTCTTGAAACATAACATTAGTATAAAAACCGCCGTTAATGATATTTTCAAACAAATAATTACCAATATAATAGTTGATACTTCAAAAAGGGAAATTTGTCGCAAAGACGGGTTAAATAGGAATGATTTCTTATAGGAAATTTACAAATCAAATCCGCTGTGTTTGATTTGTAGAGCGATAATCAGGACAAATCTTGAACGGTTAAAAAGTTTTTATAATCCGTTTTACAATAAACAAAATCCAATCAGGCCGTTTTTAAAATCGTTTCACAAACAATTCCCTCGCGGCTCAAAACCGTAATCACATCTTTATGTTCAAGATCTTCGGTTTTGACAGTAAGGATATGATCTGTTTGCATTAAATCCATGCTGAACTGGCAGTAACGGCCATGCAGACATTCCAGTGCACAAACTGCCTTGTGAGCCCTTAACGGACAATCAATATTGGTACGAAAGCTGAGCGTTTTCATGATTTTTTAATTATCGGGAAGGTTTGAAAACAATTTTTCCAGCATAATTCTGGCGTGCGCAAGATCGAGTAATTCACCAAGCTCATGAAGTTCATGGAGTGACATTGCCATACAGCTGCATTCGCTGAGCTGCCAAAATGGAATGCTTCGGGTTTGCGGATCTGCACCCAAATTGGAATGATAGGCATGGCAGTCGTGGACATCTTTTACCATGCGGTAAAACTCCGGCAAAGTCCGGCTGAAAGTTATTATCTTAAATCCAATGGTAATATTACCGCAGTCGATACATTGCAGCACATAGCCCAGATTCTTGTCCAGATGAAGTGTTTTAAAATCACACATAGGAGATAGCTATTTTTTAATTATCATCCTCGCTCCGACAGTCCGTCTGCATGAGAATTTGGTTGGTTTCTACTATCAGACTGGCTTCGATCATCATATCTAGTAATTGCTGGATTTCCGCTTCCGAGAAAACCAGATAGTAATTTTTCATGGGAGTCTGGGCGATGACTTCTTTGCCATGTGTTGTAAAAAATGGATTTAAACCAATTCGCTCCGTTAAAAGTTTTTTGAATCCGGCAAATTCAATATTTGAAAAAATAAAAAGTGAGTTATTGAAACTTACATTGTAGCGGGCACAGCAGTCGCAGTATCCGACATATCCGTTAGGCCGTTCCGAAAGTGTTTTGGTGTGATGACTCATCTTTGGTGTTACATAAATTGTTTGTCGATCCACAAATTTAATTTTTATTTAGACTTATTATTAATAATTATAAAAAATAATGAACCAAAAAGAATTTTAGTGAGTATTGTGATCGTTATTTTTCAATAACCAGAGTTGTTTCGGATGATAATTATTAATTCAAATATTTGATTTTCAGAATTCTAACTATTAAGGCACGGCAATGCGTCCAGCTTGTGTAAATTTGCCTGTCTCAAAGATTTGACCTGATGGGAAATCTGTTTTATTATAGTTAAATTGAAATAGGCATATGATACCGGATCATTTTCCTAACCAATCTTTATTTTGACTACAACAATGATGGATTTGACTACATGCATAAATTCGTGGTTATGGAACTTTGCATCAACAAAAAAATAGAAACCAAAATAGAAATTGTATGCGTGTTTTTGTTACGGGAGCAACAGGTTTTGTAGGCTCCGCAGTCGTTCAGGAATTAATTAATGCGGGTCATCAGGTATTAGGTCTGGCTCGTTCAGAAGAAAATGCGAAATCGCTTATTGCTGCCGGTGCTAAGGCTCACCGTGGAGACCTTGAAGATCTTGATAGCTTGCGAAGTGGTGTTGCGGCTTCGGATGGTGTGATTCATACGGGTTTTGTACATGATTTTAGCAGATTTAAGGAATGTTGTGAAATCGACAGACTGGCGATAAATGCCATGGGTGAAGCGTTGGCGGGTTCTGACCGTCCTTTAATCATCACTTCCGGTATTGGAATTTTAAGGATACCCGACCGCCTGGCAACAGAAGAAGATATTCCGGCTGCATCGAGTCCAAATCCACGAATTGCATCGGAACTTGCTGCAAATGCATTGGCTGAAAAAGGTGTACGTGTGGCAATATTGCGTTTGCCACCAACGGTTCATGGTGCTGGCGATCATGGTTTTGTGCCGATATTGATTGGCATTGCGCGTGAAAAAGGGATTTCTGTTTACAAAGAAGAAGGAGCAAATAGCTGGCCGGCTGTACATCGCAAAGATGCGGCAAAATTGTACCGACTGGCACTTGAAAAAGCTCCCGCAGGAATTGTGCGTTATCATGCAGTGGCAGAAGAAGGCATTGCTTTCCGGGAAATAGCAGAAGAAATCGGTAAAGGACTGAATGTTCCGGCGGTGAGCAAATCGGTGGAAGAAGCAAACGAGCATTTTAGCTGGTTCGCACATTTTGCGGGAATGGATTGTGCCGCGAGCAGTCAGCAAACTAAGGCAATTTTGGGTTGGAGCCCCGAACAACCTGGTTTGATCGAAGATCTGGATAAGGGCGGTTATTTCAAAATTTAAATCAATATGTCAAACATACAACCTCATCGCTTTAAAACGATTGCTGAATTTCACAAGTTCAGAGGATTGCCAAAACCGGAACATCCTTTAATCAGCGTTATTAATGTTGAATTGATGAATGACCTCCAAGTGGAGGAACTTCATGTGATCAAGGATTTTTATTCAATTGCCATGAAGCGGAATATTAATTTCAAGGTGAAATACGGTCAAAATTCGTATGATTTTGATGAGGGAGTAATGTTTTTTATGTCGGCGGGACAGCTGGTTAAACTTGCGTTTGAAAAAGATGAACCCGTTAAACAATCAGGATGGATGTTGCTGATCCATCCTGATTTTCTTTGGAATACGTCCCTGGCGAAAACCATCAAACAGTATGAATATTTTAGTTATGCGGTAAATGAAGCGCTGTTTCTTTCAGAAAAAGAAGAAACTATGGTTACCGGAATTGTGCAATATATGGAGCAGGAGTATCATGCCAATATTGACCAATTCAGCCAGACTGTCATTCTTGCCCAGCTTGAATTGTTACTGACTTATGCGGACAGATTTTATCAGCGCCAGTTCATTACCAGAAAAATTGCAAATCACCAGATTCTGGCTCGTCTCGAAGATATTCTGGATAATTATTTTAAAAGTGACAATTTGGTTAAAAACGGATTGCCCACGGTAAGTTTCATTGCTGATGCCTTAAATGTATCGCCAAATTATCTGGGAAGTATGCTGAAAGTACTGACAGGACAAAATGCCCAGCAACATCTGCACAGTAAGCTGATTGAACTGGCGAAGGAAAAATTGTCTACCACAGATTTGTCGGTGAGCGAAATTGCCTATGCATTGGGTTTTGAACATTCGCAGTCATTCAGCAAATTGTTCAAAAACAAAACTGATCTTTCGCCTTTGGAATTCAGGCAATCATTTAATTGATTTAGATTCGTCATCATCACAATTCGTGTTATTTTCATCGTTATTTTTAAAAAGTATATTTTGCAGATAAGGAATTTTGGGCAGGATTTTTATTAAAATAATCTTCCGAATAAAACCTTACTTGAAAATTGCAAACATATACCTAGTTTTACAAAGTCGCCAATAGTAAACTAAATTTACTATCTATGCGTTTTGTAATTGTAGATGAAATATAACAGATGGAAAATCAGATCAATACCCGGTTGCTTTTTAAGGTCATATACATTCTGAAAAGGTTAACGGACGAGTGGGGTGAGAATAGATTTACCCAGCTTTTGCCGGGCTTTAAAATCGGATATGTACCTGTTTTTATGTGTATTGGAACAGATGGAATATCAAATAACGAAGTAGCAAAGGAATTGCAAATTACCAAAATGGCTGCAAGTAAAATTGTTAAAGAACTATTTGCGCTTGAATTAATAACCAGCGAGAAAGATCCTTTGGACGCACGATCGGAAAGAATATTTCTTACGCCCAAAGGAGAAGAAATTAGTGAGAAGGTTAAAGAAACGGCAGGTGAGATTGTAGGGGAGTACCGCAAGATTGCCGGAGATGAAAATTACGATTCTGCAATTGATGTGCTTTTGTCAATTATCCGTTATCATGAGGATATCAAAATAAAAAATTAAGACAAAAACTTTTCATATTATACCTCAAATGCACTTCAAAAAATAATTTAAAATTTAGTAAACTTATTTTACTAAATTTCTTGGAAAGGTAAACTCGGTATACTACATTTGTAAACTAAGTTTACTTATTCAATTTCATGGAAACAGAAGAAAAAACACAGAGTCTGGCGGGTAAGGCTTCCAAAACCCTGATCATCGCAGCGATAGCGATTGGTGCCATCTATTTTACATACAATAAAGTAGACCATGCCTTACATTTTGAAAGTACAGATAATGCACAAATTGAAACAAATTCAGTTCCCGTCATAAGCCGTATATCAGGATACGTTAGGGATTTTTCATTGCTTGATTATCAAAATGTAAAAAAAGGAGATACGCTTGCCATCATTGACGACCGTGATTTTGTGCTGGCAGTGCAGCAGGCAAATGCGGATCTACTTTCGGCAAAGGCGGATTTGGCCGCGGCTGAATCTCAGCTTCCAACGATCGGTTCAAACAGAATAGTGGCCGCCGCTGGTGTAAGTGTGGAAGAAGTGGGCCTGGACAAAGCCAAAAGAGATTTGGCCAGGGATGAGGCTCTTTACAAAGACGGATCAATCACATTAAGACAACTCGAAAATAGTCAGTCGGCTTACAAAACTTCGGTGTCTTTACTGGCTTCCAGTAAAACCAGAGTGCAGCAGGCGGGTGTTCAAACAGGAACGGCACATGCACAAATTCAGCGCGCACAAGCTAGTATTGCAGCAAAAGAAACAGCATTAGAAAGGGCAAAACTGGATTTGAGTTATACCAGAATCATCGCACCATCCACTGGAAAGCTGGGAAAAACCAACCTGAAACCCGGACAATTTGTACAAGGCGGCCAGCAGCTTTTCAGTCTGGTGAGCAGCGATAAATACTGGATTGTTGCCAACTTTAAAGAAACGCAGCTTGAACACATGAAAGTAGGGCAGGCCGTGAGAATTGAAGTGGACGGCTATCCAAACCAGGAGATTTCGGGAAAAATTTCCGGTTTCAGTGATGCAACAGGAGCTAAATTTTCCCTTCTTCCACCTGATAATTCAACAGGTAATTTTGTAAAAGTAACGCAGCGTGTGCCAGTTACCATTGAGATTGATCATCCGGAAGCACTGACTGGGCTGTTAAAGGCAGGATTGAGCGTGGAAGTGGATGTAAAAGTTAAATAGCTGCTGAGCAAAGCCTCGAATTATGGCCAGTCAAAAGAATAAATTTGTCAAGATCATCATCGTGATCACCACGATTTCAGCGGCCATCATGGAGCTGATTGACACCTCAATTATCAATGTTGCCTTAAATAATATCAGCGGAACACTTGGCGCAACATTGGAAGATGCCTCCTGGGTGGTAACTGCTTATGCGATTGCAAACGTGATTATTATTCCGCTAACCGGTTTTTTAAGCCGCTATTTTGGACGGAAAAATTATTATCTGGCATCGATTATAATCTTTACAATCGCTTCCTATCTGTGCGGAACTTCGTCTTCTCTTTGGATGCTGGTTTTATGGCGTTTTGTCCAGGGACTTGGTGGCGGAGCATTACTTTCAGTGTCACAAGGCATTCTTTTCGAACAATTTAAACCGGAAGAAAAGGGTATAGCGGGAGGAATTTTCGGAATGGGTATTGTGATGGGGC
The nucleotide sequence above comes from Dyadobacter subterraneus. Encoded proteins:
- a CDS encoding dipeptidase encodes the protein MIKFQTQWSRREFLTSVAGASAALVLNPLDSLAIDEIDPRVAEIVAATMGIDSHNHIEVPSVKSEVPGPKIDLAGDLKKSGLSAICMTFAVDRPELKNPGDAYERFINNMDSMDKQLADNGMKRSLNLAELKTAHKKHQPTVIQLVEGGHFLEGKIERLQKAYSRGLRHLGLLHDNDASVPLGDVYTNTPRRGGLTAFGADVIKECNRLGILIDLAHANGETVSAALKLAAHPVIISHTGLDTQLGQNQNMARVMRPRLISKEQAKIVADAGGVIGVWTHLAETPMEYAQNVRALVDVVGIDHVCIGTDTKLTASYRPAGAQNGPDGGQKGERVGERTNLAWQDQKFGFYYTVVDAMLKTGFTKDEIGKFGGGNFCRLFDAATSGHH
- a CDS encoding DUF6686 family protein codes for the protein MDRQTIYVTPKMSHHTKTLSERPNGYVGYCDCCARYNVSFNNSLFIFSNIEFAGFKKLLTERIGLNPFFTTHGKEVIAQTPMKNYYLVFSEAEIQQLLDMMIEASLIVETNQILMQTDCRSEDDN
- a CDS encoding HlyD family secretion protein, whose translation is METEEKTQSLAGKASKTLIIAAIAIGAIYFTYNKVDHALHFESTDNAQIETNSVPVISRISGYVRDFSLLDYQNVKKGDTLAIIDDRDFVLAVQQANADLLSAKADLAAAESQLPTIGSNRIVAAAGVSVEEVGLDKAKRDLARDEALYKDGSITLRQLENSQSAYKTSVSLLASSKTRVQQAGVQTGTAHAQIQRAQASIAAKETALERAKLDLSYTRIIAPSTGKLGKTNLKPGQFVQGGQQLFSLVSSDKYWIVANFKETQLEHMKVGQAVRIEVDGYPNQEISGKISGFSDATGAKFSLLPPDNSTGNFVKVTQRVPVTIEIDHPEALTGLLKAGLSVEVDVKVK
- a CDS encoding SDR family oxidoreductase; the encoded protein is MRVFVTGATGFVGSAVVQELINAGHQVLGLARSEENAKSLIAAGAKAHRGDLEDLDSLRSGVAASDGVIHTGFVHDFSRFKECCEIDRLAINAMGEALAGSDRPLIITSGIGILRIPDRLATEEDIPAASSPNPRIASELAANALAEKGVRVAILRLPPTVHGAGDHGFVPILIGIAREKGISVYKEEGANSWPAVHRKDAAKLYRLALEKAPAGIVRYHAVAEEGIAFREIAEEIGKGLNVPAVSKSVEEANEHFSWFAHFAGMDCAASSQQTKAILGWSPEQPGLIEDLDKGGYFKI
- a CDS encoding MarR family winged helix-turn-helix transcriptional regulator → MENQINTRLLFKVIYILKRLTDEWGENRFTQLLPGFKIGYVPVFMCIGTDGISNNEVAKELQITKMAASKIVKELFALELITSEKDPLDARSERIFLTPKGEEISEKVKETAGEIVGEYRKIAGDENYDSAIDVLLSIIRYHEDIKIKN
- a CDS encoding helix-turn-helix domain-containing protein, with translation MSNIQPHRFKTIAEFHKFRGLPKPEHPLISVINVELMNDLQVEELHVIKDFYSIAMKRNINFKVKYGQNSYDFDEGVMFFMSAGQLVKLAFEKDEPVKQSGWMLLIHPDFLWNTSLAKTIKQYEYFSYAVNEALFLSEKEETMVTGIVQYMEQEYHANIDQFSQTVILAQLELLLTYADRFYQRQFITRKIANHQILARLEDILDNYFKSDNLVKNGLPTVSFIADALNVSPNYLGSMLKVLTGQNAQQHLHSKLIELAKEKLSTTDLSVSEIAYALGFEHSQSFSKLFKNKTDLSPLEFRQSFN